In the genome of Diaphorobacter sp. HDW4A, the window GTGGTCACCAGCTACTACCTGCGCATTCGCGTGTCCGACGAAGCGGGCGTGCTCGCCAAGATCACGGGCATTCTGGCGAACGCCGGCATCAGCATCGACGCGGTGCTGCAGCGCGAAGCCGACGAAGTCGGCGGTGAAGGCTCCACGCAGACCGACCTGATCATCCTCACGCATGACACGCGCGAAGGCGACATGGACCGTGCGCTGGCCGAGATCCAGGGCCTCCCGACCGTGCTGGCTCCGATCAATCGCATCCGCAAGGAAGAACTGAACTGAGGCAGGCAAGACATGCTGTATCTCTCCACGCGCGGTCACGCTGACCGCAAGCGCTTTTGTGACATCCTGCTCGAAGGACTCGCGCCCGATGGCGGCCTGTATCTGCCAGATAGTTATCCGCAGATCGATGACGCCAAGCTCACGGCGCTGCGCAACGTTTACGCATCGCAGGGTTACGCCGCGTTGGCGTTCGAAATTCTATCGCTCTACATCGACGACATTCCCGCCTCCGATCTGAAGGCGCTGTGCGCCAAGACCTATACCAAGGAGGTCTATGGCACCGAAGCCATCGTTCCGGTGCGCACGCTCGACGGCGATTTGCGGATCGAAGCCCTGTCCAACGGCCCGACGCTGGCCTTCAAGGACATGGCGATGCAGCTGCTCGGCAACCTGTTCGAATACGAACTGGCGCGCCGTGGCGAAGAGCTGAACATTCTGGGTGCGACCAGTGGCGACACCGGCAGTGCGGCTGAATACGCGATGCGCGGCAAGAGGGGCGTGCGCGTCTTCATGACCAGCCCGCATGGCCGCATGAGCCCGTTCCAGCAGGCTCAGATGTTCAGTCTGCAGGACGAGAACATCCATAACATCGCCATTGAAGGGGTGTTCGACGACTGCCAGGACATCGTCAAGGCCGTCTCCAACGATCACGCATTCAAGGCCAAGTACAAGATTGGCACGGTCAATTCAATCAACTGGGCACGACTGCTTGCTCAGGTTGTGTACTACTTCGCGGGCTATCTGCAGGCAACGAAGAGCAATGACCAGAAGGTCAGTTTCACGGTGCCAAGCGGCAACTTCGGCAATATCTGCGCGGGCCACGTGGCGCGCCAGATGGGTCTGCCGATCGACAAGCTGGTGGTGGCCACCAACGAGAACGACGTGCTCGACGAGTTCTTCCGCACGGGCGTCTACCAGGTGCGCGGCGCGGCGAACACGTATGAGACTTCGAGCCCGTCGATGGACATCTCCAAGGCCAGTAATTTCGAGCGTTTCGTGTTCGATCTGGTAGGCCGCGACGGTGCGCGTTTGACATCGCTGTTCGTCGATGGCGTCGGCAAGGCCGGGAAGTTCGATCTGAGCGGCGATCCGGCGTTCAAGTGCGCAGCGGCGAAGTACGGTTTCGAGAGCGGCACCAGCACGCACGCGGATCGCCTCGCGACGATCAAGGACACTTACGAGCGCTTCAGTGACATGATCGACACCCACACAGCCGACGGCGTGAAGGTGGCGCGTGAGCATCTGCAGCCCGGCACGCCGATGATCGTGCTTGAGACCGCTTTGCCGATCAAGTTCGCCGCGACCATCGAAGAGGCGCTGGGCCGCGAGCCTGACCGCCCGGCCAAGTTCAACGGCATCGAAGCCTTGCCCAAGCGCGTGGTGGTGATGTCGTCGGATACGCAGAAGGTCAAGGATTACATCGCTGAACACTGCAAATAACCTGCGGTGACAATGGAACCGGCGCTTGCTGTTTGGCATGCGCCGGTTTGCTTTTTATG includes:
- the thrC gene encoding threonine synthase encodes the protein MLYLSTRGHADRKRFCDILLEGLAPDGGLYLPDSYPQIDDAKLTALRNVYASQGYAALAFEILSLYIDDIPASDLKALCAKTYTKEVYGTEAIVPVRTLDGDLRIEALSNGPTLAFKDMAMQLLGNLFEYELARRGEELNILGATSGDTGSAAEYAMRGKRGVRVFMTSPHGRMSPFQQAQMFSLQDENIHNIAIEGVFDDCQDIVKAVSNDHAFKAKYKIGTVNSINWARLLAQVVYYFAGYLQATKSNDQKVSFTVPSGNFGNICAGHVARQMGLPIDKLVVATNENDVLDEFFRTGVYQVRGAANTYETSSPSMDISKASNFERFVFDLVGRDGARLTSLFVDGVGKAGKFDLSGDPAFKCAAAKYGFESGTSTHADRLATIKDTYERFSDMIDTHTADGVKVAREHLQPGTPMIVLETALPIKFAATIEEALGREPDRPAKFNGIEALPKRVVVMSSDTQKVKDYIAEHCK